Proteins encoded within one genomic window of Kibdelosporangium phytohabitans:
- a CDS encoding adenylate/guanylate cyclase domain-containing protein, whose product MSESLPSRIERVLLGGRRKYTRHEVAEKAGVPLERATALWQSLGFASVADDEVVFTENDVQALRMVQELADLGVYDDAVQNSIARVFGQHMSRVAEMETRVLQELIAHDPSMLADDRAFARFVDQLIPDLEWLHNYTWRRQLAAYSGRALAEQDENLEEGSQAVGFADMVGYTNLTRRSSEDELISVLERFEATVTQAIAEQHGRVVKMLGDEVLFVADTPQTAAEIALTLVELAEADPLLPSLRSGLAYGRVLSRYGDVYGSTVNIAARLTSICHPGAVLIDSEMSAALAASPEYTVRSRRPVSVRGFHRLKPSVLRRA is encoded by the coding sequence GTGAGCGAGTCACTCCCGTCCAGGATCGAGCGCGTCCTGCTCGGCGGTCGCCGCAAGTACACGCGGCACGAGGTCGCCGAGAAGGCAGGCGTTCCGCTGGAGCGCGCGACGGCGCTGTGGCAGTCGCTGGGGTTCGCGAGCGTCGCCGACGACGAGGTCGTGTTCACCGAGAACGACGTGCAGGCGCTGCGGATGGTCCAGGAACTCGCGGACCTCGGCGTCTACGACGACGCGGTGCAGAACTCGATCGCCCGCGTGTTCGGCCAGCACATGTCCCGGGTCGCGGAGATGGAGACCCGCGTGCTGCAGGAGCTGATCGCGCACGACCCGTCGATGCTCGCCGACGACCGGGCCTTCGCCCGGTTCGTGGACCAGCTGATCCCCGACCTGGAATGGCTGCACAACTACACCTGGCGGCGCCAGCTCGCGGCGTACTCGGGACGTGCGCTCGCGGAGCAGGACGAGAACCTGGAAGAGGGCAGCCAGGCGGTCGGGTTCGCCGACATGGTCGGCTACACGAACCTGACCCGCCGGTCGAGCGAGGACGAGCTGATCTCGGTGCTCGAGCGGTTCGAGGCAACGGTGACCCAGGCGATCGCGGAACAGCACGGGCGAGTGGTGAAGATGCTCGGCGACGAAGTGCTGTTCGTGGCGGACACGCCCCAGACAGCGGCGGAGATCGCACTGACACTGGTGGAGCTGGCCGAAGCAGACCCGCTGCTGCCCTCGCTGCGCTCGGGTTTGGCGTACGGACGCGTGCTCAGCCGCTACGGCGACGTCTACGGCTCGACGGTGAACATCGCCGCGAGACTGACATCGATCTGCCACCCGGGGGCGGTGCTGATCGACAGCGAGATGTCCGCGGCACTGGCAGCGAGCCCCGAGTACACCGTCCGGTCAAGGCGTCCGGTGTCGGTCCGGGGGTTCCACCGGCTGAAGCCGTCGGTGCTCAGACGCGCCTAG
- a CDS encoding universal stress protein, with the protein MAAYQTIVVGTDGSDSSYRAVDKAAFVAAATDATLVIACAFEPANQRQVDRAQDRLGSDVAYQVVGSAPAEDTVRTAYERAAKAGATKVETVVVQGEPVPVLTKLVHERSADLLVVGNRGLNTLAGRILGSVPSDVARKSGVDVLIVHTT; encoded by the coding sequence ATGGCTGCCTACCAGACCATCGTGGTCGGCACAGACGGTTCGGACTCGTCGTACCGCGCGGTCGACAAGGCCGCGTTCGTGGCCGCCGCGACGGACGCGACGCTGGTCATCGCGTGCGCGTTCGAACCCGCGAACCAACGGCAAGTCGACCGCGCGCAGGACAGGCTCGGCAGCGACGTCGCCTACCAGGTCGTCGGCTCGGCTCCGGCCGAGGACACCGTCCGGACCGCGTACGAACGCGCGGCCAAGGCGGGCGCGACCAAGGTGGAGACAGTCGTCGTGCAGGGCGAACCGGTGCCGGTGCTGACCAAGCTCGTCCACGAGCGGTCAGCGGACCTGCTCGTGGTCGGCAACCGGGGGTTGAACACCCTGGCCGGCCGGATCCTCGGGTCGGTCCCGTCCGACGTCGCCCGCAAGTCAGGGGTGGACGTGCTCATCGTGCACACGACGTGA
- a CDS encoding 3-hydroxyacyl-CoA dehydrogenase family protein, which translates to MSREFRQVGVVGLGIHGAGVAEVFARAGLAVVGVEVDERSLEHGRGLVENSTERAVAGGKLTAGERTALLDRISYTTDLTGVSECDIVIEAVTEHLELKAKVFGELDRITRPQTILATNTSSLSVTEISVHTGRPERVIGTHFFNPAPVLKLVEVVRTVVTEPAVITDVVGLIEQVGNTALVIGDRAGFLSNSLLFSYLNHAVLMYEQRYATREDLDAAMRYGCGYPMGPLALLDLIGLDIASEILDTMYKQSRDRLHAPAPLLKQMITAGQLGRKSGKGFYTYEEPGSPVVVQDAKTPAKSGEDGVSPRDIARVGVVGTGTMATGIVEVFAKKGFDVVLRARSEDKANAAVAKVRKSLDRAVAKGRLSEADRDATIARIVPAVEFDELADCDLVIEAVAEELVVKRAVFTALDEVCKPGAVLATTTSSLPVIECAAATSRPGDVVGLHFFNPAQVMKLVEVVGTIATSADVVATAHAICEKVGKHPVHCGDRAGFIVNALLFPYLNDAVKLVEAHYAPAEDVDEAMKTACSLPMGPFELLDVVGLDVSLAIQRTLYNEFREPGFAPAPLLEHLVTAGRLGRKTGKGFRDYTR; encoded by the coding sequence GTGAGTCGTGAGTTCAGGCAAGTCGGCGTGGTCGGTCTCGGCATCCACGGTGCCGGGGTCGCGGAGGTGTTCGCACGTGCCGGGCTCGCGGTGGTCGGCGTGGAGGTCGACGAGCGCAGCCTCGAGCACGGTCGCGGCCTCGTGGAGAACTCGACCGAACGCGCCGTCGCGGGCGGCAAGCTGACCGCGGGCGAGCGCACCGCGCTGCTCGACCGGATCAGCTACACGACCGACCTCACCGGCGTGTCCGAATGCGACATCGTGATCGAGGCGGTCACCGAGCACCTCGAGCTGAAGGCGAAGGTGTTCGGCGAGCTCGACCGGATCACCCGGCCGCAGACCATCCTGGCCACCAACACGTCGTCCCTCTCGGTCACCGAGATCAGCGTCCACACCGGACGCCCCGAGCGGGTGATCGGCACCCACTTCTTCAACCCCGCCCCGGTGCTCAAGCTGGTCGAGGTGGTCCGCACGGTGGTCACCGAACCCGCCGTGATCACCGACGTGGTCGGCCTCATCGAGCAGGTCGGCAACACCGCGCTGGTGATCGGCGACCGCGCCGGTTTCCTGTCCAACTCGCTGCTGTTCAGCTACCTCAACCACGCGGTGCTGATGTACGAACAGCGCTACGCCACGCGCGAGGACCTGGACGCCGCGATGCGCTACGGCTGCGGCTACCCGATGGGCCCGCTGGCGCTGCTCGACCTGATCGGCCTGGACATCGCGTCCGAGATCCTCGACACCATGTACAAGCAGTCGCGTGACCGGCTGCACGCCCCCGCGCCGCTGCTCAAGCAGATGATCACCGCCGGTCAGCTCGGCCGCAAGAGCGGCAAGGGTTTCTACACCTACGAGGAACCCGGTTCACCTGTCGTCGTGCAGGACGCGAAAACCCCGGCCAAGTCCGGTGAGGACGGCGTGAGCCCGCGTGACATCGCGCGTGTCGGCGTGGTCGGCACCGGGACCATGGCCACCGGCATCGTCGAGGTGTTCGCCAAGAAGGGCTTCGACGTCGTGTTGCGCGCCCGCAGCGAGGACAAGGCGAACGCGGCCGTCGCCAAGGTCCGCAAGTCCCTGGACCGCGCCGTGGCCAAGGGGAGGCTGTCGGAAGCCGACCGCGACGCCACGATCGCCAGGATCGTTCCCGCGGTCGAGTTCGACGAACTGGCCGACTGCGATCTGGTGATCGAGGCCGTCGCCGAGGAACTCGTGGTCAAACGCGCGGTGTTCACCGCGCTGGACGAGGTGTGCAAGCCGGGCGCGGTGCTGGCGACGACCACGTCGTCGCTGCCGGTGATCGAGTGCGCCGCCGCGACCTCGCGCCCGGGTGACGTGGTCGGCCTGCACTTCTTCAACCCCGCGCAGGTGATGAAGCTCGTCGAGGTGGTCGGCACGATCGCGACGAGCGCCGACGTGGTCGCGACCGCGCACGCCATCTGCGAGAAGGTCGGCAAACACCCCGTGCACTGCGGTGACCGCGCCGGGTTCATCGTGAACGCGCTGCTTTTCCCGTACCTCAACGACGCCGTGAAACTGGTCGAGGCGCACTACGCCCCGGCCGAGGACGTCGACGAGGCGATGAAGACCGCGTGCAGCCTGCCGATGGGCCCGTTCGAGTTGCTCGACGTGGTGGGGCTGGACGTCTCGCTGGCGATCCAGCGGACGCTGTACAACGAGTTCCGCGAGCCAGGGTTCGCACCGGCGCCGCTGCTGGAGCACCTGGTCACGGCCGGGCGGCTGGGCCGCAAGACCGGCAAGGGATTCCGGGACTACACGCGCTAG
- a CDS encoding cadmium resistance transporter — protein METLLTAAGVFVGTNVDDLIVLTVLLLSARANGAPKRWQIWAGQYSGIGVLVGVSALAALGLTIIPDRWVGLLGLVPIALGVRGLLKARDEQPPAVATGMLSVAGVTIANGADNIAVYTPLFRTIGLWPSVLTAAVFAALVAVWCLAGSWLGSHKKVIAVARRYGHWIVPAVFIAIGAVILTEVF, from the coding sequence GTGGAGACTCTGCTCACGGCCGCGGGCGTGTTCGTCGGCACGAACGTCGACGACCTGATCGTGCTGACCGTGCTGTTGCTGTCCGCACGGGCGAACGGCGCGCCGAAACGGTGGCAGATCTGGGCCGGGCAGTACTCCGGTATCGGCGTGCTCGTGGGCGTTTCCGCGTTGGCAGCACTGGGGTTGACCATCATCCCGGACCGCTGGGTCGGGTTGTTGGGGCTCGTTCCGATCGCCTTGGGTGTGCGGGGGCTGCTCAAAGCGCGTGACGAACAGCCGCCCGCGGTGGCGACGGGGATGTTGTCGGTCGCTGGCGTGACAATCGCCAACGGCGCCGACAACATCGCCGTCTACACACCTCTGTTCCGCACCATCGGGCTCTGGCCCAGCGTCCTCACGGCCGCGGTGTTCGCCGCTCTGGTCGCCGTGTGGTGCCTGGCCGGCTCGTGGCTGGGCTCGCACAAGAAGGTCATCGCGGTGGCGCGGCGGTACGGGCACTGGATCGTGCCCGCCGTGTTCATCGCGATCGGGGCCGTGATCCTGACCGAGGTGTTCTGA
- a CDS encoding cytochrome P450, with amino-acid sequence MTPLPMTRSADRPFDPPRELCDGPPLARMTITDGKTGWVATSRSAVRAVLADARFSARYELMNLPAGMPPDGSTLPPASPGDLTGLDAPEHTRYRRLLTGQFTVRRMRQLTDRVEQIVAENLDAMRRKGPPVDLVSAFAKPVPTQTICELLGVPYEDREQFARNAVILVSNVDPTSAEAATATAEFGEYVGKLVQAKRAEPTDDLLSGLTTTDLDDTELATIAGVLLSAGLATTLHMITVGALAMTLTPGLADAMRDDAGNTVEELLRYMSIVPFTVRTALEDVTVDGELIKAGETVTLSLHAANRDPAVFDAPDSIRADRGKGGHVAFGHGIHQCLGQQLARVELGVAFRALATQFPTLRLAVPFESLPGIREGISFNPPELPVTW; translated from the coding sequence ATGACCCCACTGCCGATGACGCGGTCCGCCGACCGGCCATTCGACCCGCCGCGGGAGCTGTGCGACGGGCCACCGTTGGCGCGGATGACCATCACCGACGGGAAAACGGGCTGGGTGGCCACGAGCCGGTCCGCCGTACGCGCGGTGCTGGCCGACGCCCGGTTCAGCGCGCGGTACGAACTGATGAACCTGCCAGCCGGCATGCCACCGGACGGGAGCACGCTGCCGCCCGCGTCACCAGGAGACCTCACCGGCCTCGACGCTCCGGAGCACACGCGTTACCGGCGCCTGCTCACCGGCCAGTTCACTGTCCGCCGGATGCGCCAACTCACCGACCGCGTCGAGCAGATCGTCGCGGAGAACCTGGATGCCATGCGGCGCAAGGGACCACCCGTCGACCTGGTCTCCGCGTTCGCGAAACCCGTTCCGACGCAGACGATCTGCGAGCTGCTCGGCGTGCCGTACGAGGACAGGGAGCAGTTCGCGCGCAACGCGGTGATCCTCGTATCCAATGTGGACCCGACATCGGCCGAGGCGGCCACCGCGACGGCCGAGTTCGGCGAGTACGTCGGCAAGCTCGTCCAAGCCAAACGGGCCGAGCCGACCGACGACCTGCTCAGCGGCCTGACCACGACGGATCTCGACGACACCGAACTGGCCACGATCGCGGGCGTGTTGCTGTCGGCGGGGCTCGCCACGACGCTGCACATGATCACCGTCGGCGCGCTCGCGATGACGCTGACACCCGGCCTCGCCGACGCGATGCGGGACGACGCCGGGAACACGGTCGAGGAACTGCTGCGGTACATGAGCATCGTCCCGTTCACCGTGCGAACGGCGCTCGAGGACGTCACGGTGGACGGCGAGTTGATCAAGGCGGGCGAGACCGTCACGCTCTCCCTGCACGCGGCCAACCGGGACCCGGCGGTGTTCGACGCCCCCGACTCGATCCGTGCCGACCGGGGCAAAGGCGGCCACGTGGCTTTCGGGCACGGCATCCACCAGTGCCTCGGCCAGCAACTGGCGCGGGTGGAACTGGGGGTGGCGTTCCGCGCGCTGGCGACCCAGTTCCCCACGCTGCGCCTGGCGGTGCCGTTCGAGTCGCTGCCGGGGATTCGGGAAGGCATCAGCTTCAACCCGCCTGAACTGCCCGTGACCTGGTAG
- a CDS encoding MarR family transcriptional regulator → MPGGRLTREEREHIAARLAEGLGYAEIARQLGRPTSTVSREVARNIGRNGYRPAQAQRVTRQRARRAKHTKPVESPTSPEVPADVTDGLVAVVAAKGLPPMASRVCVCLFLSDSGSLTAAELVRLLRVSPASVSTAIGYLENQGIVTRERDTRERRERYAIGDDVWYRTWMSSAQHHAAWADAARDAAARLDGTPAGVRLTKMALFFDHIVDYTNAAGERWLKLISEDMKD, encoded by the coding sequence ATGCCTGGCGGAAGGCTGACGCGTGAGGAACGCGAGCACATCGCCGCCCGGCTCGCCGAGGGCCTCGGATACGCCGAGATAGCCCGGCAGCTGGGGCGCCCGACCTCGACCGTCAGCCGCGAAGTCGCCAGGAACATCGGCCGCAACGGGTACCGGCCCGCGCAGGCGCAGCGCGTGACCCGGCAGCGGGCGCGTCGCGCCAAACACACCAAGCCGGTGGAGTCGCCCACGTCGCCCGAGGTGCCCGCGGACGTGACGGACGGGCTGGTGGCCGTCGTGGCGGCGAAAGGCCTGCCGCCCATGGCTTCGAGGGTGTGCGTGTGCCTGTTCCTGAGCGACAGCGGCAGCCTCACCGCCGCCGAACTCGTCCGACTACTGCGCGTCAGCCCAGCCTCGGTCTCCACAGCCATCGGCTACCTGGAGAACCAGGGCATCGTCACCCGGGAACGGGACACGCGGGAGCGGCGCGAACGGTACGCCATCGGCGACGACGTCTGGTACCGCACCTGGATGTCCAGTGCGCAGCACCACGCCGCCTGGGCCGACGCCGCGCGTGACGCCGCCGCCAGGCTCGACGGCACGCCGGCGGGCGTCAGGCTGACCAAGATGGCCCTGTTCTTCGACCACATCGTCGACTACACGAACGCGGCCGGCGAGCGCTGGCTGAAACTGATCAGCGAGGACATGAAGGACTAG